The following nucleotide sequence is from Acidovorax radicis.
AAGGTGTTACGCATTCTGGTGAGACCCGGCCTGTCTCCTTGCGCGCAGCCTTCATTGCTGGTGCCGGTAGATATTGCGCGGGTTGGTGAGTGCGTCCGCGCACAGCACCGTACTCCTTTGCTGTGCCGACGTGGATACGCCTTCACTTGAGGGCACGCCCCACGTACTTCGCTGCCCTCTCGACACTGCTCCCTGCGCGCCATCAGATTGGCGTGTTGCTCGCCCCTACCGCATCGGGGCGACCGCACTAATTTGGTCGCGCCAACCACCAAAAAGCAGGTTGCGCAGTGACGTCGATGCTGCTCACCACGGCCGAATGAAGTTATGTGCAGATACAGGTACGTAAATATCTGCGGGTAAACCCTCGATTTTTTGATAGTTGAAATCTATCAAAATGTATCTTTAGTTGTTTGTTTTGGTTATTTTGTGTCGCTAATCCATACGCACTATGGCTTGTAGAGACCCAGTACGCGATGCTTGCGCACCGTCTTTTGAACTTTTAGAAGCTGCGGATGGATATGAAAAATCGTTGATTTCATTGAGGAAAAGTGAATGGTTTGACTTTGTGTGGCCCTTGCGCCTCCAGTCACTTTGTTCAGATCCGCAGTGGTTAAAAAAGCAGTTTTCGGTTCGTTGGCTGTGCGCAGTTTTCACTTGTTTGCATTCGTTACGTTCAGTAGTCTTCGCGCTCACTCTTATTTCAACGCTTGAGGAAATCATGCGATCACTCTTTCCCGTCCTGCCCTCTCGGCGCATGCAATGTTCCGCTAGCCCCCGAGCTGTGCAGGGTGGTTTCACCCTTGTTGAGCTGGCCGTGGTTCTGGCCGTCATCGGGCTCATCATTGGCGCCGTCGCTATCGGCAAGGACGTGCAGCGCAACGCCGATTACGCCAAGATCAAGAACAAGTTCATTGACCAGTGGGAGCAGGCGTACAACCAGTACTACCAGCGCACTGGCGTGGTGGTGGGCGACAGCCAGATTTCGCCGCGCATCATGGTTAACGGCACCAGCTACGTAGCAGCGGCAGGTCTGCCTGTTTCGGGGGGCAACATGGCTGGTGCAACTTTGCCTGCCCCTGTTTGTGCCCATACCCCTGAGGCGGACACCGTGATTCGCAACTCTGCGAATGCGTACGTTGCCAACACCAACGACCTGCGCGTTTACATGACTCGTGCGGGGATCCGCATGCCGCCAGGCCGTGCCGAGGGGCAGGAGGATCTGTACGTCTACACCGACACCAACGGTGCCCCGCAAGAAATCCAGGTGTGTTTTCAGTGGAACAGTCCCACCACGGCTGCAGGCGCTGGCAACGTGATGGTGATCGCGGGGCTTACGCCAGACCTCGCCCGCATGTTGGATCAGATGATCGACGGAAAGCCCGATGCGCGTGAAGGGCGCTTCCGCCTGCAAACCATCGACAACAGCACCAACAACGCCCCCGGGGTGGAGTGGTCCGCCAACAACACGTTTGGCCGCGACGCAACCCCGTCGCCCACCACAGGGGCGAAGGACGCGGGCAACACGCGTGACGAAGAGCAGGTCATCACCCTGACCGCCATTTACAAGATGAATCAGTGAATCAGGGCGAGGAATCAACATCATGAAACAAGCATTCAAGCTCCCTGCACGCCGGCTGCATTCGCTGCGTCAAAAGGGTTTCACACTGGTTGAGCTGGCGGTTGTGCTGGCCGTCATCGGGCTCATCATCGGCGCCGTTGCCATCGGCAAGGATGTGCAGCGCAATGCCGAGTACACCAAGGTCAAGAACAAGTTCCTCGACCAGTGGGAGCAGGCCTACAACCAGTATTACCAGCGTGCGGGGGTTGTGCTGGGTGATGACCAGACTGCTCCGCAGAACATGGTCAACGG
It contains:
- a CDS encoding type II secretion system protein, which codes for MQCSASPRAVQGGFTLVELAVVLAVIGLIIGAVAIGKDVQRNADYAKIKNKFIDQWEQAYNQYYQRTGVVVGDSQISPRIMVNGTSYVAAAGLPVSGGNMAGATLPAPVCAHTPEADTVIRNSANAYVANTNDLRVYMTRAGIRMPPGRAEGQEDLYVYTDTNGAPQEIQVCFQWNSPTTAAGAGNVMVIAGLTPDLARMLDQMIDGKPDAREGRFRLQTIDNSTNNAPGVEWSANNTFGRDATPSPTTGAKDAGNTRDEEQVITLTAIYKMNQ